One stretch of Caloenas nicobarica isolate bCalNic1 chromosome 2, bCalNic1.hap1, whole genome shotgun sequence DNA includes these proteins:
- the PDK4 gene encoding pyruvate dehydrogenase kinase, isozyme 4 has product MKAARIALRTAGPLAAASSRSGLPREVEQFSRFSPSPLSIKQLLDFGSTNGCERTSFAFLRQELPVRFANILREIDLLPAKLLGTPSVQLVKSWYIQSLMELVEFHHKSPDDQKVLSEFIDTLIRVRNRHHDVVPTMAQGVIEYKDTFKVDPVTNQNIQYFLDRFYMSRISIRMLMNQHTLLFDDKSRSGHPRHIGSIDPCCDVAEVVNDAFESSKLLCDQYYLTSPELKLTQVNGKHPGEPISIVYVPSHLFHMLFELFKNSMRATVEFQEDSPSLSPIEVTVVLGKEDLAIKISDKGGGVPVRKIEQLFSYMYSTAPRPSMEDDRQTPLAGFGYGLPISRLYAKYFQGDLNLYSICGYGTDAIIYLKALSTDSVEKLPVFNKSASKHYQATSEADDWCVPSKDPKDVSKQSAAL; this is encoded by the exons ATGAAGGCCGCCCGGATCGCCCTGCGCACCGCCGGCCCCCTGGCCGCGGCCAGCAGCCGCAGCGGGCTGCCGCGGGAGGTGGAGCAGTTCTCCCGCTTCTCTCCCTCCCCGCTCTCCATCAAGCAGTTGCTGGACTTCG GCTCAACTAATGGATGTGAGAGAACTTCTTTTGCGTTTTTGCGGCAAGAACTTCCTGTGAGGTTTGCAAACATACTGAGAGAAATTGATCTTCTTCCTGCTAAATTACTAGGCACTCCATCAGTACAACTAGTAAAAAGCTG GTACATCCAAAGTCTAATGGAGCTAGTTGAGTTCCATCACAAAAGCCCAGATGACCAGAAAGTCTTATCTGA ATTTATAGATACATTAATTAGAGTCCGAAACAGACATCATGATGTGGTTCCTACGATGGCACAAGGAGTCATTGAATACAAAGACACTTTTAAAGTAGACCCTGTCACCAATCAAaacattcagtattttttgGATCGTTTTTATATGAGCCGTATTTCTATCCGGATGCTAATGAACCAGCACA CCCTTCTTTTTGATGATAAATCCCGCTCAGGACACCCAAGGCACATTGGAAGTATTGATCCTTGCTGTGATGTTGCTGAAGTAGTGAATG atgcttttgaAAGTTCCAAGCTGCTGTGTGACCAGTATTACTTAACATCTCCAGAACTGAAACTTACTCAAGTGAATG GAAAACATCCAGGAGAGCCAATTAGCATTGTATACGTTCCTTCTCATCTTTTTCATATGCTTTTTGAGCTCTTTAAG AATTCGATGAGGGCAACTGTTGAATTCCAAGAAGACAGTCCTTCCCTTTCTCCAATTGAAGTGACAGTTGTTCTAGGAAAAGAAGACCTGGCAATTAAG ATCTCAGACAAAGGAGGCGGTGTTCCAGTAAGGAAAATTGAGCAGCTGTTTAGCTACATGTATTCCACAGCACCAAGGCCAAGCATGGAAGATGATCGACAGACCCCTCTA gctggTTTTGGGTATGGCTTGCCAATTTCTCGTCTGTATGCTAAATACTTCCAAGGAGATCTAAATCTCTATTCCATATGTGGTTATGGAACAGATGCTATTATCTACTTGAAG gccCTATCAACGGACTCAGTGGAAAAACTCCCAGTTTTTAACAAATCAGCTTCCAAGCATTACCAGGCTACCTCAGAGGCGGATGACTGGTGTGTCCCAAGTAAAGACCCAAAGGATGTATCAAAGCAGAGTGCAGCTCTCTGA